A stretch of Aerococcus urinaehominis DNA encodes these proteins:
- a CDS encoding MetQ/NlpA family ABC transporter substrate-binding protein, which yields MKPLKYLLAVTASLFLVACGGEQGADKNQASQSGDLTEITIASKGSDAEVWRHIADLDETKEAGFKLKVEDFVEGPQINQATAEGEVDVNAFQNFGYVNAYNEEAADDLKLATIGTTYLEPMGLYSKKHQVLSDLPDGATIGLPEYPSDQSRAVKLLAAAGLVKLDTNQGLLTTANIIDNPKNLTFNLINENTLPRVLDDLDAAAIGNTISLEAGLKVNQDTIYKEEVSEENAPSVNILVTAAGRENEDALKKLVDLYHLPVVQDYVNEKFEGTKIPVHFDDQQVKSAMN from the coding sequence ATGAAACCGTTGAAATATCTTTTGGCAGTGACGGCAAGTTTATTTTTAGTCGCCTGTGGTGGGGAACAGGGCGCTGACAAAAACCAGGCCAGCCAGTCAGGTGACTTAACCGAAATTACCATCGCCTCTAAGGGGTCGGATGCAGAAGTTTGGCGTCATATTGCTGACTTAGATGAAACCAAAGAAGCTGGATTCAAACTTAAAGTGGAAGACTTTGTTGAGGGACCACAAATTAACCAGGCAACTGCTGAGGGAGAGGTTGATGTCAATGCTTTCCAAAACTTCGGTTATGTCAATGCCTATAATGAAGAAGCTGCTGATGATTTGAAGTTAGCGACAATTGGCACAACTTATCTTGAGCCTATGGGACTCTACTCTAAAAAGCATCAAGTCTTATCTGACTTGCCTGACGGTGCGACTATCGGCTTACCAGAGTATCCTTCTGACCAATCTCGAGCAGTCAAACTATTAGCGGCAGCAGGGTTGGTAAAATTAGATACCAATCAGGGTCTGTTGACAACAGCTAATATTATCGACAATCCGAAAAATCTAACATTCAATCTTATTAATGAAAATACTTTACCGCGTGTTTTAGATGACTTGGATGCGGCTGCTATCGGTAATACGATTTCCTTAGAAGCTGGATTAAAAGTTAACCAGGATACCATTTACAAAGAAGAAGTTTCTGAAGAAAATGCACCGTCTGTTAACATCTTGGTGACAGCAGCTGGTCGAGAAAATGAGGATGCACTTAAAAAATTAGTTGACCTCTATCATTTACCAGTAGTTCAAGATTATGTGAATGAAAAATTTGAGGGTACTAAAATTCCCGTTCATTTTGACGACCAACAAGTTAAAAGTGCTATGAATTAA